TCTAAGACAGATATATTTATTTGTGGTCTACCCTCACCTCATGTACAGTCCGGCAATTTGGGGAGGGTTATCTTGACAACCTTTTTATTtgtcaaaagaaaattattagagtAATGTTTCACAAATCAAAATACGAGCACATAAATCCTCTCTTCCATGAACATAAACTACTAAATTTCCAGATATTGTATCCCTACAGACAAATATATTTGTTTCAAATCCATTCACTCATATTCTGTCAAGGTTGTTTTTCAGCCAAAGTCACACAATTTTTGTACTAGAAGGAGCAGTGACTTAATTATCCCACATTGCCGAAAAAACACACGCTAAATAAAATGTAGGCGTTCGGGAGCCAGGCAACGGAATAATCTGCTAGAAAGCTTCAAGAACATTATATCCTTGCCTGGGTTTAAAGACCATATCAAGAAAGCCCTCTTCTCGAAATATATTGAGTCATCATAACATTTGCCCTTTAGTAATGTATGGATATTGTATGTAATTCATGTGTAACCTAGGATTATGTATAGTGTGTACAGATGTATAtagatactcgtatatatatatatatatatatatatatatatatatatatatatatatatatatatatatatatatatatatatatatatatatatatatatatatatatatatatatatatatatatatgtatgtatttatgtatgtatgtatgtatgaagagagagagagagagagagagagagagagagagagagagagagagagagagagagagagagagagagagagagagagagagagagagaacttgctCCTTCCTTGTTGAGTCAGGTAAACATATTCTCagccactacacacacacacacattttctatgtcactcatttctcctttataacaacaacaataatgataatgataatgataatgataataataataataataataataataataataataataataatagattattattactattattattattattattattattattattattattattattattattattataactattattatatatttctaGCAAGTATTTAGCCACATATATAACACATATATAACTTGAAAGAAATCAGACTAATGTTGTGCCGAGCAATACCCCAACCACCACATTTATTAGCTCAAAGACCACGTTGTTAACGCGGACCAAATACAAGCACCTTGTTTGGGTTCTGTTCCTTGCGgtacccctaaaaaaaaaaaaaaaagggtaactTCCTTGATCTTAACGCCTACTCCTCGAGATGTTTCGTTATTACAAGCATTACAATACTACTTTAAACACAAGATATGGACGAAATAGAGTTCACTTGGCATGAATCATTCCAAAGCTGAGAATTGGCGGGTGTAGAAACAGAGAAGTCACATATTGCACGCATCGGCTCAAACCTGGATGTAACCACAACGCACTCTGTACATGAGCTGTAAATGAGcttcggggaaaaaaaaaaaaaggtgatgcgTCGGTAATCAAACCCGAACATGAAAGCCCGAGCAATTTAAACAGGGTTGCGGGGCTTTTGTGCCTGCATTATTACAtggctttccttctcctttcctgcaCTGGCAGCATGACTGGTTCGAATGGGTGAGTGATGCGTCTGACATCACATCCCCTGCGAATGTAGGCCACGTACGTTTTGGCCACGAAACTGCCATCTGCAAATGTTTTGGCACCCGGGTTCACCTGAGGTAGACGTTTTGGCAACGAAACatattctcatttttattgtcCTTTTGCATACATTCCGcagtttgttgtttttatgttcctcgGATTCCCTAAATTAATGTACAGTGGATCTTTGCTCGGGGTGGAGAGGTGAGATAAAAAGATAAGTGGGAGGAGGGAGTCTGGATGAAACTATGATGCCCAGGAGGCACAGTCAGTGTGTTTCCTGGCACTCTGCCTGCAAACAGACTCTGCCACCGTAAATGGGCTTCAGGAGGAACGTGGGGTTCGTTCTGTCAGGCGAGGGAATAAGTCATACAAGGAACTCCTGACGCGCCTCCACAACCTTGTGCTTCACTataaggaaggcaaggagacaATCCCAGACTTTCTTTTTCGTGGCATCAGCCGCATTCTTCGAGAGTGTCAACCCAAGGTTTAGATGCAAATGTATTTTAAATCTATTCAAACTTTgcaacttttattctttttaagctttttagatGTTTTACATTAGAAAATTCATGCCATTACCTTATTTCTTCCCGTGGCCAAAATGTCCTACACTTAACGGCCAAAACGTCTTAGCGCGGTGGTTTTCAGGCCAAAACGTTCGTCTACCCACCACCCCAAACAATTATATTATCTCATAGCAGGGCTTTCTCACTTGGATCACTTCAAAGCAGATCACAACCACAACACACTCCATATCAGGGTTGACATTAAAAAAATccacccaccaaaaaaaaataaataaataaaaaaaaaataaataaataaataaataaataaataaataaataaaagaaaaaaagaaaaagaaaaaacagcttgtgtttttttttttattttacatatcaaaattttgttttatatcatATTAATAAATGAGGtctatatatgtaaatatacgtataaaatgaaaaagtatTCAAGCCTGacccgttcatttcctgtacagtacaagttaacacaggctttgtccaattggaccaacctgtatcagcatgacctaaacaagtgtctgttcttcatttacagaaagtgtcaaaatctttcaagatctaactccccttgtgacttctggcacctaacccaaaacatctccaataactttgtttcttcatctttccctcctttatttcaacctgatggcaccactgccatctcatctatttctaaagctgaactctttgcttaaacccttgctaaaaactctaccttggatgatttagggtttgtttctccctctcctccaccctctgactacttcatgctacccattaaaatccttcacaatgatgtttttccatgccctcgctggcctaaaccctcagaaggcttatggatctgatgggatccctcctattgttcttcgaaactgtgcttccgtactaacaccttgcctagtcaaactctttcaactctgtctatcaacatctatcttttcttcttgctggaagtgtACCTACATTCAGGCtcttactaatttttttttttttttatgcaggagggacactggccaagggcaacaaaaaaaaaaaaaaaaaaaagcccactgagatgccagtcccagaaaagggtccaaagcggtagtcaaaaattgaaggataagtgtcttcaaacctccctcttgaaggaattcaagtcataggaagatggaaatacagaagctggtaGGGaattccatagtttaccagagaaagaggtgaatgattgagaatactggttaactcttgcattagagaggtggacagaatacgggtgagagaaagaagaaagtcttgttcaGCGAGgtcgctggaggaggggaggcatgcagtaagcaagatcagaagagcagttagcatgaaaataacggtagaagacggctagagatgcaacatagcggtgatgagagagtggctgaagacagtctgttagaggagaggagttgagacgaaaagcttttgattccaccctgtctagaaaagcagtatgagtggaaccccccccgacatgtaaagcatactccatacatggacggataaggcccttgtacagagttagcagctgagggcggtgagaaaaactggctgagACGTCTTaaaacatctaacttcatagaagctgttttagctagagatgagatgtaaagtttccagctcagattataagtaaaggacagaccgaggatgttcagtgtagaagagggggacagttgaagaagaggggataggttgtgtcgagttgataaatggaggaattgagtttttgaggcattgaacaataccaagtttgctctgccccaatcagaaattttagaaagatcagaagtcagccgttctgtggcttccctgcgtgaaatttttacttcctgaagtgttggatgtctatgaaaagacgtggaaaagtgcagggtggtataatcagcgtaggagtggatagaacaaaaagtttggtttaggtcattgatgaataataagaagagagtaggtgacaggacagaaccctgaggaataccactgttaatagatttagaagaacagtgaccgtctaccacagcagcaatagaacgatcagaaaggaaacttgggatgaaattacagagagagggatagaagccataggaggatagtttggaaatcaaagctttgtgccagactctatcaaaagctttagatatatccaaggcaataccaaaagtttcaccgaaatctctaaataaggatgaccaaaactcagtaaggaaagccagaagatcaccagtagagcggccttgacggaacccatactggcgatcagataaaaggttgtgaactgatagatgtttaagaatcttcctgttgaggaaagattcaagaactttagataggcaggaaattaaagcaataggacggtagtttgaggattagaacggtcaccctttttaggaacaggttgaatgtaggcaaacttccagcaagaaggaaagatagatgttgacagatagagttgacagagtttgactgggcaaggtgcaagcacggaggcacagtttcggagaacaagaggaggtaccccatcaggtccataagccttccgagggtttagaccagcaagggcatggaaaacatcattgcgaagaattttaataggtagcatgaagtagtcagaggatggaggagagggaagaacaagccctgaatcatccaaggtagagttttcagcaaaggtctgagcgaagagttcagctttagagagagatgtgatagcagtggtgccatctgattgaaataaaggagggaaagaagaagcaaagttgttggagatatttttggctagatgccagaagtcacgaggggagttagatcttgaaagattttgacactttctattaatgaaggagtttttggctagttgaaaaacagacttgacatggttccgggcagaaatataaagtgcatgagattctggtgatggaaagcttaagtaccatatgtgggccacctctctatcatgtatagcacgagaacaaactgtgttaaaccaaggtctggaaggcttaggtcgagaaaaagagtgaggaatgtacgcctccatgccagacactgtcacctctgttatgcgtttggcacacaaagacaggtctctgacacagaagcagtaattccaaggaaaatcagcaaaatacctcctcaagtagctgaggcaaaacgccagaggcaccttcgcttaggggtatcctgagaagggattagagcgataggacaagatacagatatgagattgtgatcagaggaaccTAACGGTGAAAAGAGGATGACAgtataagcaaaaggattagaggtcaggaaaaggtcaagaatgttgggcatatctccaagacggtcaggaatacgagtagggtgttgcaccaattgttctaggtcgtggaggatagcaaagttgaaggctagttcaccaggatggttagtgaagggagaggaaatccaaagctagcggtgaacattgaagtctccaagaatggagatctctgcaaaagggaagagagtcagaatgtgctccactttagaagttaagtagtcaaagaatttcttatattcagaggtgttaggtgagaggtatacagcacagatgaatttagtttgagagtgactctttggtcgtagccagatggtggaaaactcggaagattcaagagcgtgggcacaagagcaggttaagtcgttgcacacataaatgcaacatccagctttggattgaaaatgagcatagagaaagtaggagggaacagaaaaggactACTgacagttgcctcagacacctgagttccagtgaggaaaagaagatgaggtttagaacaggagaggtggtgatgtacagattgaaaattagatcttagaccgcgaatgttgcagaagttaatgaagaaaaagttgaggagggtgtcaaggcacttagggtcgttatcagaagagcagtccgacttggggacatttgtagtcccctccccagatggggactctgaggctggtgtaggagtcgccacgataattttgaatttttcagtgaaggttgtgtgtgtgtgttattaggtccttgtagttttgtgtggaggaagagagatgttTTTTAGacggcaggctgtgactgcccccttgtgttgtgagacacaaagagaaacgttcagtgaggtcactggtggttttaatgataagttcacagcaccccctgatccagtgctttagacctcactgggagtaattatcgttttggcaggtgcctactgcctcctcctctgactgttctaatcccttaaactatcatcctattggtttaatttactacttatctaaagttttgagtctatcctcaacaggaagattcttaagcatctatcacttcacaatcttctatctgatcgccagtatgggttccgacGAGACCGaactattggtgatcttctgactttccttaccgagtcttagtcatcctcttttagggattttggtgaaacttttgctgttggcctaggcagagcaaacttagtattattgttcaatgccgcaaaaactcaattcctccatctatcaactcgaccttccagaaaactatcttctattcttcagtgacattcacctgaccccctcttctacaatgaacatactcggtctgtcctttacttataatctaaactggaaacttcaaatATCATTTCTATctaaaacagctcctatgaagttaagcgttctgagtcgtctccgccagtttttatcacctctgttatgataactctgtacaaaagccttatctgtccatctatgaCAGTGGTTCCCAAGCTTTTTCTGGTCGTTACCCACCTTTCATACATGATCCTTGTCCATGGCCCCCCCCCCACAACCATAACCTGTGACTACCGTGACTGTCTACAGTCCTACACTCATTAGGTCCATATAAAAACCACTCTAGCAAATCCTGTAATTTTATTGAttccatttgttattttttcttttgttaattattaataaagaaatttgtATTTTGCCTTTGCTGAATCTCATCTAATTATTGAAATGGTACTAAAGAAGTAATATAATGCACATTAGAAAATTCATACGTAGAGTAATTAAAAATTGCATTATTGTGAAAAGCTGTTTCAgcaataagcaaaaaaaaaaaaaaaaaaaaaaaaagaaacaaattccACTGGATTGAAAAAGTGTATTAATCCCACGCAATGTGATCTGATCTTTGAATCTTAGAAATCTGATAACTTTGTAATTCTAAAATGAAATGCTATCATAGGGAGTCATAATTAACTGCCACAACCATGGCCTTCAGTGGccacacacccacctcctcccAGACCGTTTGCTTCTGAACGTTCATGCCAGGTTcatgtttccttcacttttgAATCCCCATTCCACTCAGTGTGAAGGGTGATGTTGCAGATTATCAACATGCTTCTTGATTCTTGGTTTTGTTTCACTTAAAGCACACCGTAGGTCATGCTTCACTTCAAGTCTGTTGCGATATTTCGTTTTAATGTGGAGTAGTTGAGAGAATGCGGCCTCAAACTTCATCTTAGCTCCTGAATCCTTCTGAAGTGTCAACAGCTCAGTTTggccatcatcattgtcatcaggAATGCATGTCACTGGAGCAGTGAAGGGGGACCTTACTAGCCGAGAAGTTAGGCTTTGGATATCTGGGAAGTATCTTTTAAATTCCCCTTCCAAGGCCTCAAGATGTTGGGTAATCAAGTTCTGCGTAGCAGCATCACACTCCTCTACAATTTCTGACACTGTCTCCAGCATTACCAAGTTTCCCATTCCAACTTTGCGCCTCCAATTCTCCATCTTACGAATGAAAGCTTTGATTTTGTCCACAAAATCGATTATCAAACTTCCTTTCCCTTGGAGTTCCAGGTTCAGTGTGTTCAACTGTCTAAATATGTCAACAAGATAGGCTAGCCGTATTTCGAAGCTATCTGCAGACCATGCTGACAGCAAATCTTGCTTGTTCTGTATTCTGAGAAAGGGGCTGATCTCTTCTCTGAGCTCAAATACACGCTGAACTACATTTCCTTTTGATAGCCAGCGAACTGCTGT
The Scylla paramamosain isolate STU-SP2022 chromosome 3, ASM3559412v1, whole genome shotgun sequence genome window above contains:
- the LOC135093620 gene encoding zinc finger BED domain-containing protein 5-like, coding for MDAAHETLLFHTAVRWLSKGNVVQRVFELREEISPFLRIQNKQDLLSAWSADSFEIRLAYLVDIFRQLNTLNLELQGKGSLIIDFVDKIKAFIRKMENWRRKVGMGNLVMLETVSEIVEECDAATQNLITQHLEALEGEFKRYFPDIQSLTSRLVRSPFTAPVTCIPDDNDDGQTELLTLQKDSGAKMKFEAAFSQLLHIKTKYRNRLEVKHDLRCALSETKPRIKKHVDNLQHHPSH